TGGGTTTACTACTAATAAAGCTTTTTTCATAAGGTCACCTCACTTGTTTTCTCTACTGTCATCATACCATAATGTCTTGAAAAACACCTGATACCGCTCTCAAAAAGATTCAGAAAAAATCCGTATTAAAATTTTTTGTCAGTTAAGCTTTTTTTAAGACTACTCTCTTATAATATAATCATCCTAAAACTTTTTCTGTTGCTAAGTCCAAAAAACTTAGTAACAAACTTTTTCATAATCTCCTAAACCAGACAATTATGTCTGGTTTTTTTGTTGCCAAAAAACACCCTAATCTGTCGATTAAGGTGTTGGGTTGGCATAAAGTAAGATGGTTAATAACTTATAAATCTCTATAATCAATGAGAGATACATTTTCATTTTTTAGCCAATTTTTAACTGTATCGTCAACCAATAAGGCTACTTCCTGTGTTCGTGGAATGGTTAAACTGGAATGGTTTAGTAAATAGTCATCAAGGTACCCAGGGTGAAAGACGGCTAATTGTATAACTTCTTCCGAAGATTTATCGACCATTCGATTCAACATCATCTTTGGATCATAATCTGGAGACATTGACTCCATATTAAATTGAACAGTTGATTGCCCAATACGAATTGGCTCTCCCCCAGTGAAAAACCAGAATACTTAAGATTATGTTTATCAGCTATGTATTCCAAACCTTTAAAAAAATTAACAGATGAGACAGCATGCCCCTCAAAGTAATCTGGTTTACGACCAAACAATTCTAAAAATTTTTGATATTGTGCTTCTATCTCAATGATCACCTCTTCAAAAACGACAAAATCTTCACTTGCTGTTCGATACACTTTCGAGGATTTAAAATAACCATTATCGTCAACAAGACTTGGAATAAGTCTAGGGTCTGTTAAAGGTCTCTCTGCACAAATATTGGTATGAACTCCTAAGGCAATATCATAATTTCTAACAAGTTCAACGCCATGTTTTGTAGCAGGCATATTTACCATCACACCTAAACTACTAATAAGCCCATCTTTGATTGATTTCTCAATCCCATAATTAACAGCTTCAGAATAACCCAAGTCATCCGCACGTAAAAGTATTTTTTTCATCACTTTACCTCTCATTTTTCTCTATAGGAAAACCAATAAAATAAGTCAGAATAGCTGTACTAAAGAAGGCAATCGCAACAGAGATACAGCCATTGATGATATTAGTCGTACCACCACCAACATATCCAAGCACTGAAAGAAAATTAGTTGCTCCCATAATATAAGAACGTACTCCTGTTAGACCACCATATAGTGCACCTAAGAAACCTCCTATAATCAGAGAAATAAATGGACGCTTATAACGAAGACCAACACCATATAAAACCGGTTCAGTCACTCCACCAATAATACCAGAAACGAAATAACCGAATGATAGAGCTTTCTCATCTTTATCGCGAAGTTTTAAAAATGCGCCTAGTGCCATACCAAATGCTGCCCAGGTTGCCGACATCCCTGCGGTTGAAACCAAAGCCTCGGAACCATTTTGAAGCATCGTTGTGATAGCAAAGACGATAAGGATCTGATGCATACCTGACATTACCAAAAATTCCCAAAGGGCTCCAATTACTGCAATTGCAATAAAACCACCATACTTATGGAAAATAATTAAGCCGTTACCAATCCAGTCTCCAAGTATACTTCCTAAAGGCGCTAGTAAACCAAAAGATAAGGGAACCAAAACAGCAACTGTCAAAAATGGAACAAAAATAGTTGATAGAACATCTGGAATAATCTTTTTGAAAAATCGTTCAATATAAAACATTACCCAAACTGACAAAATAACTGGCAACACTGTTTGAGCGTAATTGTGCATCGTAGTTGGTATGAATCCATAAATATCGAAGGGCTTACCATCTAAAGCTACCAATGAAGGAACCACAAGCATTGCTCCAGTGTATAGTCCTATAACTTGGCTTGCTCCCAATTTTTTTGCAGCTGTCCAACCGATAAAAATCGGCATAAAGTAAAAGAATGCATTATAGAGAGCATCTAAAAGTACATAAGCATTACTTTTATCTGATATCAGATGTAGCAAATCGGGGCCAAGAATTACTTGTATCGTTCTGAACATTGCCGCCACCATCATCGCAGGAATTAAGGGAGTCATTGAACCCGCTAAATAATTTAGAATATTTGAGCCAACTTTTTTTAAGGTAAGTTTTTCCTTAGGTTGGTCCAAATTCTCATCAATTTGTTTCTCAGTAACAACATCTGCAAGTCTAGCAAATTCTGGATAAACTTTGGCTACGTTTTGCCCAATAACAACTTGATACTGACCACCTGATTCAACAACAGCAAGTACACCTGGGATAGCTGTAATCTCATCTTTATTTGGAATCGAGGTATCTTTTAGATTCAAGCGCAGACGTGTCATGCAATGAGTTGCATTTGTTACATTTTCCTTCCCTCCAACTGCTTGGAGGACTTTTTCAGCAATAACTTTATTATTATCAGTCATAATAGTCTCCTTTTACGATTTTTTCGCTTTTTCATATAATCTATTGATGTGAATCATCAAATAGAGAAGTTCGTCATCCGACTGGACCAATCCCATTGTTTGGAAATATAGTCCATGATGGTGATTGCAACTAGGTATATTTTGGGATGCTTTGAGCGTAAACTTTGTAATATTATTTCATTACCATCAATAAAAGATTCATCTTCTCTCAGCCTTTTTAGGTAATATCGTACATGTGCTTGAAAACGTTGATAATTGAACTCCTCACGATCAATGGTGATAGATAACTCATTTTCAATTATTTGTGACACAATTTCTATCAACTCTTCTATTTTTTGCGACTCTCTATCAATGGTGAAATCTGATTTGCTATTGATAAAATGCATGGCAATATTAGTAACTTCACTATGAGGCAAATTGACATTAAGGGTTGTATTAATAATAATCAATGCCTCTTCTGCCAATTTTGTCTCCAAAGGATAAAGTTGGGCTATATCCTGAGAAAAGAGAACCTTCATTTCTTTAAATTCTGCTAATCTGCGTATAGCAAATTGAATATGATCAGCCAAACTAAATACTAGTGTAGGATTTAAGACACCTTCTAATTCCTTTTGAGCATTTTGGACAATCTCTACACTTAGCAACATAAGATCTTCAGGAATCTCTGTCAAGAGCATTTCTAAATGTTCATCTAACTTATAGAAAGTCATATCTATTTTAGATAAATCTGTTAATTCGTAAGGTGTTTTTGGAAAACCGATACCACGACCAAATGCTACAAGTCGCTTGTCATTGTCATCAATACACTCCGCTACATTATTATTGATTTTTTTTATAACTCTCATCACACATCTACCTTTTTCTTATTAGTGAATTTTCCACTTAAAAGCTTATTCACCCAAACAAAAAAACTCTTCGAAAGCACACCTCACCCCTTTAATTAGAGTTTTTGGTAATGCCTCCCGAAGAGTAACAATCCGATTTATTTAAAGTCATTATACTCAAAAAAGAAAGCGTTGTCAATGTTGTTTTAAAAGTTTTTTGAGCTTAAAAAACACCCTAATCTGTCGATTAAGGTGTAGGAGTGGCCTAATAATAGTTTACCAAATCACGACACGGTCGGCTGGTTCACGCCACATGCCGTCACCTTCTTTGACATCAAAGGTTGTAAAGAAGTCATCGAAGTTCGGCAATTGGACATTGGTGCGAAGTTTGCCAGGGGCATGAACATCCACCGATAGCAAGAGTTGCAAGTACTCTTCGCGGGCTTTCATACGCCAGATAGTCGCAAAGTTAGTAAAGTAATCTTCTGCTGAGAAATCAGCATCTTTCTTAGCTGCTTCAAGTGCGGCTGCAAGTCCACCAAGGTCAGCGACGTTTTCAGATACGGTTAATTTTCCATTAGTCTTACCACCAGCAAAATCAATCCCGTCAAACTGTTCAACCACTTTGTCTGTACGCTCTTTGAAAGCTGCATAGTCTTCTTCTGTCCACCAGTTGTTGAGGCTTCCATGTTCGTCGAAAGAGGCACCGTTGGTGTCAAAGGCGTGTGATATCTCATGGGCAATCACGGCACCGATACCACCGTAGTTGGCTGATGAGGATTGCTCCAAGCTGTAGAATGGCGCTTGTAAGATGGCTGCTGGAAAGACGATTTGGTTTTGTTGCGGATCGTAGTAGGCATTGACCATATGGGCTGGCATGTGCCATTCATCGCGATCCACTGGCTGGTTCCACTTGCTCCAAGAGTGAGCGATAGAAATCTTAGCCAAGTTCTTAGCATTTTCCACCAATGATAGGTTTTCATCAATCACTTTCTTAGCATAGGTTTCTGGTAATTTTTCAGGGTAACCGATGTGTGGGATGATGACGTTGAGTTTAGTGATAGCCTTGTCAATGGTTTCTTTTTGCAACCAGGTGTTGTTTCTTAAACGATCTTTATAGACACCAATCATGGTTGCCACTTTAGCTTCTACATCTGCTTTGGCTTCAGGTGAGAATTTTTCACCCGCATACCAGAGACCCAAAGCTTGGTTGAATGGCCCTTGTGCTAAATAGAAGGCTGCTTTTTTCTTATCCATGGCTTGTGGTGTTCCTGAAAGGGCACGACCGTAAACACCTGACAAGACACGAATCTCATCTGTTAGGTATGAGTTAAAGGCATTGGCTGCGCTGTAAACTAGCTCTGCCTTGAGGTTTTCCCAGTTGTCTTGAGAATAATAAGTCGACGCAAATTCCGTCCAGAAACGCTCTTCTGGAACGATAACCTTGTCTGGGGTTTGTCCTAGGATTTCAGTAAAGATAGCATCCAATGGTAATTCTGGAGCCAATTTAGCAAAGTCTGCCCAATCGTATGGATGGTAGAGTTTGGCATATTCAGCTGATTCTTCACTTGATAAGACATACTTAGCTAATTTTGTGTCCAATTCGAGAATCTTGTCTAGCATATCTTTGATGTCTTCTACTGAGAAACCAAATTTAGGTAGCAAGTCTTCCTGTGATTGGCGCCAGAGGGCTAACAATTCTTTACCTTTGTCGTTGTCTTCAGCGTAGTAGGTCGTATCTGGCAAGATAAGACTTGGCGCTTGAGCCCAAAGGACATTGGTTTGGGCATCCATAAAGTCTGGGGCCACCCCAAATGGCAAGAGGTTGGGTTTACCTTCCATCTCGTAGTTGCCAATGCGACCTGCAAATGCTTCAAACGACGTGAGGGCTTGGTACTCTTTAATGAGCGCTTGAACAGGTTCAGTTCCTGCTGCTTCACGTGCATCGTAGTCAGCTACTAACTTGTGGAATTTGACAAAATTAGCCAAAATCTCACCTTCTGGAAGATTCTTGCCAGCTAGCCACTCGTCAGTGGTTGCCAACATCAAGTCTTCAATCTCATCAGCCAAGTCAGAAAATCCTCCAGTACGAGGCTTGTCATCAGGGATAACAGCTGTTTTTTCCCACTCACCGTTGACGGCATCAAAAAAATCATCTTGTAAACGTGTCATAAAGTCTCCTTCTTTTGAAAATCAGCCTTATAGTCTTTTGAATTAACCGTGATACATCGTCATTATCGACTTGCCGAACGTTTAAGGGCAAGTTTCGCTTGTCTTACCTCCAACCTCAAACAGCTTAATGAACTGTTTGAACTGTCTGCGTCTCAGTTCCTTGTCCGACAGTTAAGTCATTTGACTATAAAAGACCAGATTAGGCTTATTTTAACAAATTTAGAAAGGGATTTCAGCTGCCAACCGTGATTATTTTCAATTTTCTGATAGAAAACTAAAAATCCTCCTAAAAAGGAGGATCTTAAAATTATGATTCGATAAATGCTCTCGCAGCATCAACGATATGACCAACACTTAGTCCATAAGCTTCCAAAAGGTAGTCTGTTTTTCCGACTTGCCCAAAAGCTTCATCAACACCTATCCGTTTGACTGGTGTGTCTGTTCTCTGACTGAGCAATTCACAAATAGCGCTACCAAGGCCACCAATTTTATTGTGGTTTTCTACGGTTAGAACTGGTTTCCCAGCAAGCAGACTTTCAAGATTGTCTGGAAGTGGCTTGATTTGGAAGAGGTCAATCAGACCGACAGACAGCCCTTCTTTCTCTAGAAGTTGACAAGCTTCCAAAGCTTCTGCGACCATAATCCCCGAAGCAACTATGGTCATATCATCACCTTCCCTCAACTGACAGTAGCCTTTTGAGAAATCCTGCTTGTCGTCATAGAGTGGTTTTGGCGCCTTGCGTGTGGTTCGAATGTATTTAAATCCTGGGAGCTGGAGAGTATTTTCCAGAATGGCTTGAAAAGAAACATCATCACTAGCTTCAAAAACATGTGCCTTTGGAATAGCCCTCATAAGACTGAGGTCTTCAAAAGGCATGTGGGTACCGCCATTGACTTCAGCCGTTACACCCGCATCTGAACCAATCAAGGTTGCATCCAGTTGCGCGTAGGCCAAGGAGACAAAGACTTGGTCAAAAACACGTCTTGAGGCGAAGGGGCCAAAAGTGTGGATATAAGGTTTATAGCCACGAAGGGAAAGACCTGCTGCTGCACCAATCATTTCAGCTTCCATGATACCAACATTGATATATCGGTCACCGAAATCTTGGGCCAGAGTGTGAGTCATCATGGAACTCGATAAATCCGCTTCTAACACCGCTAAATCTTGCCGCTCAAGGTTCGTTTCTTTCAGAAAATCACGATAGACGAGGCGCATCTCTTTAGTTTGACGATTCATTTGACAACCTCCAATTCCTGACCTAATCGCTTAGCGATAGCATCAAGCATTTCCTTCATCGCTGCATCTGGACGAATATGATGATTTGATGCCATGCTTTCTAACTCTTCTACACCTTGACCTTTAATCGTATCAAGGACGATGCATTTTGGTTTGTCAGACTCAGAAAGCTTACAATCCTCTATTGCCTGATAAATGGCTGCCATATCAGAGCCATCGACTCTAAAAGATTCAAAACCAAATGCCTTAAATTTAGCAACAAAGTCTTGAGGATTTGAAATCTCACATGTAGAGCCATCAAGCTGTTTTTTATTGTCGTCAACAAAAACGATGAGGTTTGATAACTTTCTGTGGGCTGCAAACTGCGCTGCTTCCCAAGCCTGCCCCTCATTAAGTTCACCATCACCAACAATTGTGTAGGTATAAAAACCTTTCTTTTCCATTTGTTGGCTATAGGCAACACCTGTTGCGACACTCATCCCTTGTCCCAGGGAACCCGTGGTCATATCAACCCCAGGCGTTAAGTTTCGGTCAGGATGAGACGGCAATTTAGTTCCATTTTGGTTTAGAGAATGGAGAAAATCCTTACCAAAGAACCCTTTCAAATAAAGAGTGCTATATAGGGCTGGGCCCGCATGCCCTTTAGACAGGATAAAATAGTCACGGTCTTTATTGGCATGTTTTTCTGGCACCATTGGCATAACCTCTCCATATAAGACAGCCAGGGTTTCAACGATAGAAAGACTACCTCCATAGTGTCCAAAACCAAGATGATTAAGAGTTTCTAAAAGGTTAAACCGAATTTCTTTGGCAAATTTTTCCAATTCTTGATGTTTTTCTGAAGATAACGGCATACTAACCCTCCTTCGTTTGAGAAGATTTCCCGACAAATGAGAAACCAAACATAGCTAGGAGAACAACAATGATACCGACAGCAATACCTGTTGCACTTGCGACATTATTCAAGCCACCAAGGATAATCCCAAGAAGTCCAAAGTCGGCATCTGAGAAGGTTGAGCCTTCAAATCCAAGACCGCCAAGGACTGGCATTAGGAAGATTGGCAAGTAACTGATGAGGACACCTTGTAAGAAAGCACCTACTGTTGCACCACGAACACCTCCAGAGGCATTTCCAATAACACCAGCTGTCGCACCACAGAAGAAATGAGGAACAACTCCTGGCAAGATGACAGTAGTTCCTGTCATAATCATCAAGGCCATACTTACAAGACCACCGGCAAAACTAGAAATGAAACCAACCAAAACAGCATTTGGTGCGTATGGATAAACAATTGGACAGTCCAAAGCTGGTTTGGAATTTGGTACCAACTTTTCAGAAATTCCTTTAAAGGCTGGAACGATTTCACCAAGAATAAGACGAACACCAGCAAGGATAACAAAGACACCTGCAGCAAATTGTCCAGCTAGTTGCAAGGCATAAACCATACCATGTGTGCCACCACTCAGCTCTTTCATGATCCAGTCATTACCAGCAAAAATCGCAACAATGAGGTAAATAATGGCCATTGATAGGGTAATACTTACCGTTGAATCACGGAGAAAGGCAAGACTCTTTGGAAAGTTAATGTCTTCTGTTGATTTTGATTTGTCACCAACAAACCCACCAACAAAACCGCTCAACCAGTAACCGAGTGAGCTAAAGTGACCAAGTGCCACCTTGTCATTACCTGTCAACTGAATCATGTATCTTTGAACAAAGGCTGGTGACAAGCTCATGATAATACCAAGCGCAAGACCTCCAAAGAGAATAAGAGGTGCTGAGGTAAAGCCTGCTACGGTTAAGATAACCGCAATCATACACGCCATATAAAGGGTATGATGACCTGTTAAGAAGATATACTTGAACTTGGTGAAGCGTGCAATCAGGATATTAAAGACCATCCCTGCAAACATGATAAGGGCAGTTGCTGAGCCATACTTTGTCAAAGCCACGGCTACGATAGCTTCATTATTTGGCACAACTCCTGATAGATGGAAAGCTTGTTCAAACATAGAACCAAAAGGATTCAACGAATTTTGAACAAGACCGGCACCACCTGAAACGACCAAGAAACCGACAAAGGTTTTAATCCCACCTTTGATAATGTCTGGAAGTCCCTTCTTTTGCAAAAGAAGACCAATGACTGCAATAAATGCTACCAAGATAGCTGGTGTAGACACTACATCTAATAAGAATTTCATCTCATGACCCTCCTACAGACCATCAAACAAGGCCTTTTTCCTGACAGATAGCTGTCACTAATTCGCGTAATTCATCCATGTCAATAATGCTATTTAAAATACGAACATCACCAAGGTGACCAGCTGAATCTTCTAAATCGCGACCAACAATCCAAACATCCGCTGCGTTTGGATCTGCACCACCAAGATCGTAGTGTTCAACTTCAACACCACTAACACCTAAGTCATTGAGAATACTCTCAATATTCATTTGAACCATAAAACTTGAGCCAAGACCTGACCCACATGCAGTACCAATTCGTAACATGATTACGCCTCCTGTTTTATTATTGTTTTGATATCATCATAAGTTTTTGAGCTGACTAAGCGCTCGACATTTCCTTTATCTCTTAGAATAGTTGTTAAGTGAGACAAAGCCTTTAAGTGTGTTTCATTATCCACCGCCGCAATACAAATCAACAATTTAATTTCATGACTAGGGTCGTCAAGCAAGTGAATAGGATGCTCTAACGAAAGCATAGACATACCAACTGCATTGACACCATCCTCTGGACGAGCATGGGGAATGGCAATGCCTTGACCCAAATCGATAAAAGGACCGAAGTCTTTGACTTTATCAATCATGGCTTGTGGGTAGGTTTCTTCAATTTGTCCCGATGCTAATAAGGGCTGGGCAGCTAACTTAATGGCATCTTGCCAATCCAATTTTACATCTGTAAATTGGTAGGTTTCTTCTGTGATTAATTCATGTAACAAGGGTCGATAATCCTTTCTATGTATTTCTTTTTGAAGCAGTTGTTTACGAAGTGATAATCGCAATTCTTTTTCC
The sequence above is drawn from the Streptococcus pluranimalium genome and encodes:
- a CDS encoding PTS transporter subunit EIIC, with product MTDNNKVIAEKVLQAVGGKENVTNATHCMTRLRLNLKDTSIPNKDEITAIPGVLAVVESGGQYQVVIGQNVAKVYPEFARLADVVTEKQIDENLDQPKEKLTLKKVGSNILNYLAGSMTPLIPAMMVAAMFRTIQVILGPDLLHLISDKSNAYVLLDALYNAFFYFMPIFIGWTAAKKLGASQVIGLYTGAMLVVPSLVALDGKPFDIYGFIPTTMHNYAQTVLPVILSVWVMFYIERFFKKIIPDVLSTIFVPFLTVAVLVPLSFGLLAPLGSILGDWIGNGLIIFHKYGGFIAIAVIGALWEFLVMSGMHQILIVFAITTMLQNGSEALVSTAGMSATWAAFGMALGAFLKLRDKDEKALSFGYFVSGIIGGVTEPVLYGVGLRYKRPFISLIIGGFLGALYGGLTGVRSYIMGATNFLSVLGYVGGGTTNIINGCISVAIAFFSTAILTYFIGFPIEKNER
- a CDS encoding PRD domain-containing protein, which produces MRVIKKINNNVAECIDDNDKRLVAFGRGIGFPKTPYELTDLSKIDMTFYKLDEHLEMLLTEIPEDLMLLSVEIVQNAQKELEGVLNPTLVFSLADHIQFAIRRLAEFKEMKVLFSQDIAQLYPLETKLAEEALIIINTTLNVNLPHSEVTNIAMHFINSKSDFTIDRESQKIEELIEIVSQIIENELSITIDREEFNYQRFQAHVRYYLKRLREDESFIDGNEIILQSLRSKHPKIYLVAITIMDYISKQWDWSSRMTNFSI
- a CDS encoding M13 family metallopeptidase — protein: MTRLQDDFFDAVNGEWEKTAVIPDDKPRTGGFSDLADEIEDLMLATTDEWLAGKNLPEGEILANFVKFHKLVADYDAREAAGTEPVQALIKEYQALTSFEAFAGRIGNYEMEGKPNLLPFGVAPDFMDAQTNVLWAQAPSLILPDTTYYAEDNDKGKELLALWRQSQEDLLPKFGFSVEDIKDMLDKILELDTKLAKYVLSSEESAEYAKLYHPYDWADFAKLAPELPLDAIFTEILGQTPDKVIVPEERFWTEFASTYYSQDNWENLKAELVYSAANAFNSYLTDEIRVLSGVYGRALSGTPQAMDKKKAAFYLAQGPFNQALGLWYAGEKFSPEAKADVEAKVATMIGVYKDRLRNNTWLQKETIDKAITKLNVIIPHIGYPEKLPETYAKKVIDENLSLVENAKNLAKISIAHSWSKWNQPVDRDEWHMPAHMVNAYYDPQQNQIVFPAAILQAPFYSLEQSSSANYGGIGAVIAHEISHAFDTNGASFDEHGSLNNWWTEEDYAAFKERTDKVVEQFDGIDFAGGKTNGKLTVSENVADLGGLAAALEAAKKDADFSAEDYFTNFATIWRMKAREEYLQLLLSVDVHAPGKLRTNVQLPNFDDFFTTFDVKEGDGMWREPADRVVIW
- a CDS encoding transketolase family protein; protein product: MNRQTKEMRLVYRDFLKETNLERQDLAVLEADLSSSMMTHTLAQDFGDRYINVGIMEAEMIGAAAGLSLRGYKPYIHTFGPFASRRVFDQVFVSLAYAQLDATLIGSDAGVTAEVNGGTHMPFEDLSLMRAIPKAHVFEASDDVSFQAILENTLQLPGFKYIRTTRKAPKPLYDDKQDFSKGYCQLREGDDMTIVASGIMVAEALEACQLLEKEGLSVGLIDLFQIKPLPDNLESLLAGKPVLTVENHNKIGGLGSAICELLSQRTDTPVKRIGVDEAFGQVGKTDYLLEAYGLSVGHIVDAARAFIES
- a CDS encoding transketolase, which gives rise to MPLSSEKHQELEKFAKEIRFNLLETLNHLGFGHYGGSLSIVETLAVLYGEVMPMVPEKHANKDRDYFILSKGHAGPALYSTLYLKGFFGKDFLHSLNQNGTKLPSHPDRNLTPGVDMTTGSLGQGMSVATGVAYSQQMEKKGFYTYTIVGDGELNEGQAWEAAQFAAHRKLSNLIVFVDDNKKQLDGSTCEISNPQDFVAKFKAFGFESFRVDGSDMAAIYQAIEDCKLSESDKPKCIVLDTIKGQGVEELESMASNHHIRPDAAMKEMLDAIAKRLGQELEVVK
- a CDS encoding PTS ascorbate transporter subunit IIC is translated as MKFLLDVVSTPAILVAFIAVIGLLLQKKGLPDIIKGGIKTFVGFLVVSGGAGLVQNSLNPFGSMFEQAFHLSGVVPNNEAIVAVALTKYGSATALIMFAGMVFNILIARFTKFKYIFLTGHHTLYMACMIAVILTVAGFTSAPLILFGGLALGIIMSLSPAFVQRYMIQLTGNDKVALGHFSSLGYWLSGFVGGFVGDKSKSTEDINFPKSLAFLRDSTVSITLSMAIIYLIVAIFAGNDWIMKELSGGTHGMVYALQLAGQFAAGVFVILAGVRLILGEIVPAFKGISEKLVPNSKPALDCPIVYPYAPNAVLVGFISSFAGGLVSMALMIMTGTTVILPGVVPHFFCGATAGVIGNASGGVRGATVGAFLQGVLISYLPIFLMPVLGGLGFEGSTFSDADFGLLGIILGGLNNVASATGIAVGIIVVLLAMFGFSFVGKSSQTKEG
- a CDS encoding PTS sugar transporter subunit IIB — its product is MLRIGTACGSGLGSSFMVQMNIESILNDLGVSGVEVEHYDLGGADPNAADVWIVGRDLEDSAGHLGDVRILNSIIDMDELRELVTAICQEKGLV